One genomic segment of Sparus aurata chromosome 24, fSpaAur1.1, whole genome shotgun sequence includes these proteins:
- the LOC115577055 gene encoding dynein light chain Tctex-type 3-like, with the protein MRGMEEYHNGNEGSFNSEEADSIVKECIESVVGSDDYSQSLVNKWTASIVERCLTQMVKVGKPYKYIVTCAVMQKTGAGLHTANSCYWDTAMDGSCTVRWENRTMYCVVSVFAVAIA; encoded by the exons ATGAGAGGAATGGAGGAATATCATAACGGCAACGAG GGCTCCTTCAACTCTGAGGAGGCTGATAGCATTGTTAAAGAG tgtattGAGAGCGTCGTCGGGAGTGATGACTACAGCCAGAGTCTGGTGAACAAATGGACAGCGAGCATCGTGGAGCGCTGCCTCACTCAGATGGTCAAAGTGGGGAAACCGTACAAATACATCG TGACGTGTGCTGTGATGCAGAAAACGGGAGCGGGCCTCCACACAGCTAACTCCTGCTACTGGGACACCGCCATGGACG GAAGTTGCACCGTCAGATGGGAGAACCGCACCATGTACTGTGTGGTCAGTGTGTTCGCTGTGGCTATCGCATag